From one Streptomyces sp. R41 genomic stretch:
- a CDS encoding winged helix-turn-helix transcriptional regulator: protein MTAYVGGLAVPAVRFVPGVGCWWPFLGGEEWRNSANRSLVEGAVPTVRGRAGPRRTRQRPRRFRRGARAGAGHQRPDAPRLHELATAGLITRTVLPGPPLRSQYALTAHGRAFLIPLAALAYWAEDHLPPHPETRLSHSP, encoded by the coding sequence GTGACCGCGTACGTGGGCGGACTGGCGGTGCCTGCCGTCAGATTTGTGCCAGGGGTGGGCTGTTGGTGGCCCTTCCTGGGCGGGGAGGAGTGGCGCAATTCCGCCAATCGCTCCCTTGTGGAGGGGGCTGTGCCCACAGTCCGAGGGCGGGCTGGTCCTCGCCGCACTCGCCAAAGGCCCCGCCGGTTTCGGCGAGGTGCGCGAGCGGGTGCCGGGCATCAGCGACCGGATGCTCCCCGGCTCCACGAACTGGCTACCGCGGGCCTCATCACCCGCACGGTGCTCCCCGGGCCACCGCTCCGCTCCCAGTACGCGCTCACCGCGCACGGCAGGGCGTTCCTGATTCCGCTGGCGGCCCTGGCGTACTGGGCGGAGGACCACCTGCCACCCCACCCCGAAACCCGGTTGTCCCACAGCCCCTGA